The following nucleotide sequence is from Bacteroidota bacterium.
CAATTTGTTCTCAGAGTAGTATATAGACCAATCGTTGTCCGTGCCGCAAAATCTCTATCAATTAAATAGCCCGGATCAGCACTTTGCGGGTTAAACCAAAAACTAATAGAAAAATCATTAGTTATTTCTTCGTTACCTGCGAGGCTAATAAAATCGTCAACCCCATCACAACTGTAGGCACTATTGGATACACCGTTTCGATCGTTAACAAGGTTTGCGCCATAAACAATTCCATTATTATCATTAATGCTTTCATCGTTAGCATTGCCATTAAACGGATACCAAGAAACCAGACCTGCAATTGGCACATAACCGGGGACTTGACTCTAAAGAATTAAAACAAAATAAAACAGTCCAATGATAAAAAAAAGCACTTTTAAGATTTTTCGTATGAATTCATTTTTTTAAAATAAATATGATTATATCTATTGCTAAAATATTAGTGATTAATTGCAAAACATTTGACCGCTAAGATAATAAAAAGATAGTTAAAGAACTAGAAGGTCACTGGCTACTGTGCTTGAATAGGAATATTAGCTGATAAGTCCCAATACTTTATCATCTCCTTCGCTCCTAACTCCTGATCCACCTTTATATACTCCAAAAACGCTTTCTCAGTCTTATGACCACTTATTTTCCGGATTAGAATAGGTGGAACACCTCTCAAAAATTGATTTGTACAAAAAGAACGTCTACATGTGTGCGAAGCAATCATTTCCCATTTTTCGTATACCGCTTCCGTTGTTTTCGTTCCCTTTTTAGCAGGGACTACCACTTGTGATGTAAACCCCGCAAGTTTCATTATTTCCTTAATTTGCCTGTTAAAGTATTGATTGGTGATTTGGAAAACACCATAATCCTCATATTTGCTTAAAACTGTTCGTAGACGTTCTGAAATTGGAATAACAACCCTGTCCTGTGTTTTTAAGGTAGTAATTCGTATCATTTTGTCGCTGAGATGATCTTTTGTTAATCGGGAATAATCGGAAAACCGCAGCCCGGTTTCGCAGCCAATCATAAACAGGTCGCGTATAATTTCTTTTTCCGGTTTGTTACTTAGGTCGAATTTAATCAGTGTATCCAGTTCCTCTTCCTCGAGATATACATTAAAAGTCTTCTCTCCCATTTTCTTCATAAAGGATAAATCAATAAACGGAATAATTTCCCGGCGCATGCAGTTGTTGAGGAAGGTTTTTAGGTTCTTGTCTTGTTTCCCAACTGAGTTTGGCTTTAGACCACTACCACCGTTAGCGTTTTTCGCATTAATACGCAGGTAATCATTAAAATTATCATAGGTTTCAGCCTTTGTAATGGTTGTAAATGTTACCTTGGTTTTACTAAAGGCCTCAAATTCCATTAAATGTCGCTTCAGTGCGTTATAATCAGTAATTAACCCGGCACTAACCCTTGAACGTGCAGTATCTACATAACGGTCAAAAACCTCATAAAATCCGTAACCTTTTGGCGTTTCAGTTAATACCTCGGTGTGAAATTTTTCAATAACAAATGGAATGGTAGCATCAACCTTATTGAGAATT
It contains:
- a CDS encoding site-specific integrase, with the translated sequence MKTIKVITKGKSTKADGTTPIYFQFSYDRTKRTLLNTGKSVEPAYWDGEKGRVKRSHPNAEAINKFVNTLKLRLETIIDDAILNKVDATIPFVIEKFHTEVLTETPKGYGFYEVFDRYVDTARSRVSAGLITDYNALKRHLMEFEAFSKTKVTFTTITKAETYDNFNDYLRINAKNANGGSGLKPNSVGKQDKNLKTFLNNCMRREIIPFIDLSFMKKMGEKTFNVYLEEEELDTLIKFDLSNKPEKEIIRDLFMIGCETGLRFSDYSRLTKDHLSDKMIRITTLKTQDRVVIPISERLRTVLSKYEDYGVFQITNQYFNRQIKEIMKLAGFTSQVVVPAKKGTKTTEAVYEKWEMIASHTCRRSFCTNQFLRGVPPILIRKISGHKTEKAFLEYIKVDQELGAKEMIKYWDLSANIPIQAQ